The Pedobacter mucosus genome window below encodes:
- the fabF gene encoding beta-ketoacyl-ACP synthase II: protein MELKRVVVTGLGALTPIGNNVPEFWEGLTNGVSGAAPIKGFDTEKFKTKFACEVKNFNPEDFLDKKEARKLDPFVQYALVATDEAVKDGGFDFTKLDTNRIGVIWGAGIGGLKTFLDEISNFAKGDGTPRYNPFFIPKMIIDIAPGHISIKYGLRGPNFATVSACASSTNAMIDAFNYIRLGMADVIISGGSEAIINEAGMGGFNAMHALSTRNDDPTTASRPFDKDRDGFVAGEGAGTIILEELEHAKARGAKIYAELVGGGMSADANHITAPHPEGLGARMVMTNALKDAGLTTADIDYINVHGTSTPLGDISETKAIGTLFGEDAYRLNISSTKSMTGHLLGAAGAIEAIAAILAVKNDIVPPTINHFTDDPAFDPKLNFTFNKAQKRVVRAALSNTFGFGGHNASVIFKKYEE, encoded by the coding sequence ATGGAATTAAAGAGAGTAGTAGTAACAGGGTTGGGTGCGCTCACTCCTATAGGCAATAATGTTCCCGAGTTTTGGGAAGGATTGACTAATGGGGTGAGTGGCGCTGCCCCTATTAAAGGTTTTGACACTGAAAAGTTCAAAACCAAATTTGCTTGCGAGGTAAAAAACTTTAATCCCGAAGACTTTTTGGATAAAAAAGAAGCCCGCAAGTTAGATCCGTTTGTACAATATGCCTTAGTTGCAACAGATGAAGCCGTTAAAGATGGTGGTTTTGATTTCACAAAATTAGATACCAACCGTATTGGCGTTATTTGGGGTGCTGGGATAGGCGGATTGAAAACTTTCTTAGATGAAATTTCAAACTTTGCAAAAGGTGATGGTACGCCTAGATACAATCCATTTTTTATTCCGAAAATGATAATTGATATTGCTCCAGGCCATATCTCTATAAAATATGGATTACGCGGACCAAATTTTGCTACCGTTTCAGCATGTGCTTCTTCAACAAATGCGATGATCGATGCGTTTAATTATATTCGCTTAGGAATGGCAGACGTAATTATTAGCGGTGGTTCAGAAGCAATTATAAATGAAGCAGGAATGGGTGGTTTCAATGCCATGCATGCCTTATCTACCCGAAATGATGATCCTACAACTGCATCTCGTCCTTTTGATAAAGATAGAGATGGTTTTGTTGCCGGTGAAGGTGCAGGAACTATTATTTTAGAAGAACTTGAACATGCAAAAGCAAGGGGTGCAAAAATTTATGCAGAACTTGTTGGCGGTGGTATGAGTGCCGATGCAAATCACATTACAGCACCACATCCTGAGGGTTTAGGCGCTAGAATGGTAATGACAAATGCATTAAAAGATGCAGGTTTAACAACCGCAGATATCGACTATATCAATGTTCACGGAACTTCTACACCACTTGGTGATATAAGTGAAACGAAAGCAATTGGTACTTTATTTGGTGAAGATGCTTATAGATTAAATATAAGTTCTACCAAATCTATGACTGGTCACCTTTTGGGAGCAGCTGGTGCTATTGAAGCAATTGCAGCAATTTTAGCTGTTAAAAATGATATTGTTCCTCCAACAATTAATCACTTTACAGATGATCCTGCGTTTGATCCTAAATTAAATTTCACTTTTAATAAAGCTCAGAAACGTGTTGTTAGAGCTGCTTTAAGTAATACTTTTGGTTTCGGTGGACACAATGCTTCTGTTATTTTTAAAAAGTACGAAGAATAA
- a CDS encoding acyl carrier protein produces MSDIASRVKAIIVEKLGVDESEVTPEASFTNDLGADSLDTVELIMEFEKEFNVAIPDDQAETIGTVGQAIAYLEKNVK; encoded by the coding sequence ATGTCTGATATTGCTTCAAGAGTTAAGGCTATTATCGTAGAAAAACTAGGTGTAGACGAAAGCGAAGTTACGCCAGAGGCTTCTTTCACCAACGATTTAGGTGCAGATTCTTTAGATACCGTAGAATTAATTATGGAATTTGAAAAAGAATTCAACGTAGCTATTCCTGATGATCAAGCTGAAACCATTGGTACAGTTGGTCAAGCAATCGCTTATTTGGAAAAAAACGTTAAATAG
- a CDS encoding IPExxxVDY family protein: MNRTYLKLTLDLDFILIAVTAPLKDYVLCHKINTSLNTHFEKVEDHEIYFNIDEPLWSFSKYYFFVEQGDVEYYLISNKSTDGLLVPEMSNVDFFIIIKEFIDQEDLNYLINGLNKLPDIQVAAKIEPTKLKSKENLVL; this comes from the coding sequence TTGAACAGAACTTACCTCAAGCTAACCCTCGATCTTGATTTTATCTTAATTGCGGTAACTGCACCTTTAAAAGACTATGTGTTATGCCATAAAATTAATACCAGTTTAAATACTCATTTTGAAAAAGTTGAAGACCATGAAATTTATTTTAATATTGATGAACCTTTATGGTCTTTTTCTAAGTATTACTTTTTTGTAGAGCAAGGAGATGTAGAATATTACTTAATCAGCAATAAAAGTACTGATGGTTTGCTCGTTCCTGAGATGAGTAATGTTGATTTTTTTATCATTATAAAAGAATTTATAGATCAGGAAGATTTAAATTATTTAATTAATGGCTTGAACAAACTGCCTGATATTCAGGTAGCTGCAAAGATAGAGCCGACTAAATTAAAGAGTAAAGAAAATTTGGTGCTATAA
- a CDS encoding YicC/YloC family endoribonuclease: MTGYGLATADYANAKYSVEIKSLNSKFLELNLKYPKAFSDKELILRNVCSKDIERGKVSLSINVERPSGEVTGANINTALLAHYYNQLVAVNDQLNANSTNLLQTALTFPEVISYKEESVSEDEWNNLYQIFTEALANFNKFREDEGAVLKADLELRIKNILSYFKSVEELEPKRLSAIRDKFTQFLDDAVGKINIDQNRFEQELIYYIDKIDITEEKTRLKSHCDYFLQTLASNEANGKKMGFISQEIGREINTMGAKANDAQMQQFVVGMKEELEKIKEQLLNVL; the protein is encoded by the coding sequence ATGACAGGATACGGCTTAGCAACAGCTGATTATGCGAATGCAAAGTATAGTGTCGAAATCAAATCGCTCAATAGTAAGTTTCTCGAGCTTAATTTAAAATATCCAAAGGCTTTTTCTGATAAAGAATTAATTCTACGCAATGTATGTAGTAAAGATATTGAACGTGGAAAAGTAAGCTTAAGCATAAATGTAGAACGCCCAAGTGGTGAGGTTACTGGCGCTAATATAAATACTGCCTTATTGGCTCATTATTATAATCAATTGGTTGCTGTAAATGATCAGCTAAATGCAAATAGCACCAATTTGTTGCAAACAGCACTTACTTTTCCAGAAGTAATTAGCTATAAAGAAGAAAGTGTAAGCGAGGATGAATGGAACAATCTTTATCAGATTTTTACTGAAGCATTAGCAAACTTTAACAAATTTAGAGAAGACGAAGGCGCTGTTTTAAAAGCTGATTTAGAGCTGAGAATTAAAAACATTCTATCTTATTTTAAATCAGTAGAGGAATTGGAACCTAAAAGGCTTTCAGCCATTCGTGATAAATTTACTCAGTTTTTAGATGATGCTGTAGGTAAAATCAACATCGATCAAAATAGGTTTGAGCAGGAATTAATCTATTATATTGATAAAATTGACATTACTGAAGAAAAAACCCGCCTGAAAAGTCATTGTGATTATTTTCTACAAACACTTGCAAGCAACGAGGCAAATGGAAAAAAGATGGGTTTTATCTCTCAAGAAATTGGAAGAGAAATTAATACTATGGGTGCCAAGGCTAACGATGCGCAGATGCAACAATTTGTGGTTGGTATGAAAGAAGAACTAGAAAAAATAAAAGAACAACTACTTAACGTATTATAA
- the rnc gene encoding ribonuclease III, whose protein sequence is MPILKLYKLYLSPEKEFVKKLRNILGFVPGNVTLYKMAFRHRSVAKVLKNGSRSSNERLEFLGDAVLGSVIAELLFKHYPYKEEGFLTEMRSKIVNRANLNQLAKKIGFDRMIQYDQRSVSIQTKHNSMLGDAFEAIIGAIYIDKGYNFTKEFLLRRIVKPHIDIHTLELTETNFKSKLIEWCQRHGKDVMFELAENGEGESAKLFTISAVVEGEKVGVGRDYNKKNAEKLAAEKACETLSI, encoded by the coding sequence ATGCCGATATTAAAATTATATAAACTTTATCTATCTCCTGAGAAGGAGTTCGTTAAAAAACTAAGAAATATTTTAGGTTTTGTTCCAGGCAATGTTACGTTATATAAAATGGCGTTCAGGCATCGTTCAGTTGCAAAGGTTTTAAAAAATGGAAGTCGTAGTAGTAACGAAAGATTAGAATTTCTCGGCGATGCGGTTTTAGGTTCTGTTATTGCGGAGCTACTTTTTAAGCATTACCCTTATAAAGAAGAAGGTTTTTTAACTGAAATGCGTTCGAAAATTGTTAATCGAGCGAATTTAAATCAGTTAGCAAAAAAAATCGGCTTTGATAGAATGATACAATACGACCAACGATCGGTCAGTATCCAAACCAAACATAATTCTATGTTAGGTGATGCTTTTGAAGCCATCATAGGTGCAATTTATATTGATAAAGGCTATAATTTTACAAAAGAATTTTTGTTAAGAAGAATTGTGAAGCCCCATATTGACATTCATACACTAGAGCTTACAGAAACAAATTTCAAAAGTAAATTAATTGAATGGTGCCAGCGCCATGGCAAGGATGTAATGTTCGAACTTGCAGAAAACGGTGAGGGAGAAAGTGCCAAATTATTTACCATTAGTGCAGTGGTTGAAGGTGAAAAAGTTGGTGTTGGTAGAGATTATAATAAGAAGAATGCAGAAAAACTTGCTGCAGAAAAAGCCTGCGAAACACTTTCTATTTAA
- the pyk gene encoding pyruvate kinase, with product MKPFHSRTKIVATLGPASAKPDVLYSMFNAGLDVCRLNFSHGSQADHQAVLDTIKDLNKKYDYNVGILADLQGPKIRIGLVKEGGINLINGKTTIITTQECIGNEERIYITYQSFPQDVQAGEIILLDDGKLQMKVISTNLKDEVVCEIVHGGILTSRKGVNLPNTKVSIPSLTLEDRENLEFVLKNDVEWIGLSFVRKAEDIIELKKIIAERGKTARVIAKIEKPEAIANIDEIIAVSDGIMVARGDLGVECPMEEVPLLQKMIVAKCRAASKPVIVATQMLESMITTPRPTRAEVNDVANSVLDGADAVMLSGETSVGEFPLIVIETMQKIIQNIETNNYPFNPDKFLKPKSPSFLSDAICDSACFLAKQTNAVGIVSMTLSGYTAFEISSHRPEALTFIFTSNRALLNAVSLLWGVRGFYYDKFDSTDTTIIEVNEILKSKKLVKQGDIIINTAAIPMEAKGKTNMLKITVVD from the coding sequence ATGAAACCTTTTCATTCGAGAACTAAAATTGTTGCCACGCTTGGGCCTGCATCTGCAAAACCAGATGTATTATATAGTATGTTTAATGCAGGTTTAGATGTTTGCCGTCTAAATTTCTCACATGGTTCACAAGCCGATCATCAAGCTGTTTTAGATACTATTAAAGATCTAAACAAAAAATACGATTATAATGTTGGCATTCTTGCCGATTTACAAGGACCAAAAATTCGTATTGGCCTGGTAAAAGAAGGTGGTATTAACTTAATTAATGGAAAAACTACTATCATTACTACGCAGGAGTGTATTGGTAATGAAGAACGTATTTACATTACTTATCAAAGCTTTCCGCAAGATGTACAAGCAGGTGAAATTATCCTTTTAGATGATGGAAAACTACAAATGAAGGTAATCTCTACGAACTTAAAAGATGAGGTTGTTTGCGAAATCGTTCATGGTGGTATTTTAACCTCGAGAAAAGGTGTAAATCTTCCAAACACAAAAGTATCTATTCCATCTTTAACATTAGAAGATCGCGAAAATCTTGAATTTGTTTTAAAAAATGATGTAGAGTGGATCGGATTATCTTTTGTGCGTAAGGCTGAAGATATTATTGAACTAAAGAAAATAATTGCTGAGCGTGGTAAAACTGCTCGAGTAATTGCTAAAATAGAAAAACCAGAAGCTATTGCAAATATTGATGAAATTATTGCAGTTTCTGATGGAATTATGGTTGCACGTGGCGATTTAGGTGTTGAATGCCCAATGGAAGAAGTTCCGTTGTTGCAAAAAATGATTGTTGCGAAATGTAGAGCGGCTTCAAAACCAGTAATTGTAGCTACACAGATGTTAGAGAGCATGATTACAACACCTCGCCCTACGCGTGCTGAGGTTAATGATGTAGCAAATTCGGTTTTAGATGGTGCTGATGCAGTGATGTTAAGTGGAGAAACCTCAGTAGGTGAGTTTCCATTGATCGTTATTGAAACGATGCAGAAAATTATTCAAAATATTGAAACTAATAATTATCCTTTTAATCCTGATAAGTTTTTAAAACCAAAATCACCATCTTTTTTAAGTGATGCTATTTGTGATTCTGCTTGTTTTTTAGCTAAACAAACCAATGCAGTAGGTATTGTATCGATGACTTTGAGTGGATATACTGCTTTTGAAATTTCTAGTCACAGACCAGAAGCCTTAACATTTATTTTTACAAGTAACCGGGCTTTATTAAACGCTGTGAGTTTACTTTGGGGCGTTAGAGGTTTTTACTACGATAAATTCGATAGTACTGATACTACTATTATTGAAGTTAATGAAATACTGAAAAGTAAAAAATTAGTTAAGCAGGGCGATATTATTATTAATACTGCTGCTATCCCAATGGAAGCAAAAGGAAAAACTAATATGTTAAAAATTACTGTTGTAGATTAA
- the gmk gene encoding guanylate kinase, with translation MKQGKLIIFSAPSGAGKTTIVHHLLTKFPELSFSISATTRESRGAEKHENDYYFITKEEFLHKVARQEFVEFEEVYNGTFYGTLRSEIERIWEDDKHVIFDIDVEGGIRLKRKYEEDALAIFVQPPSLEVLKERLSGRGTDSLEKLEERFIKAEKELLYADKFDVILKNYDLAIACAEAEKLVGDFLNS, from the coding sequence ATGAAACAGGGTAAATTAATTATATTTTCGGCACCATCAGGAGCTGGCAAAACAACAATAGTCCATCATTTATTAACGAAGTTTCCTGAGCTTAGTTTTTCGATTTCTGCAACAACACGCGAATCGAGAGGTGCAGAAAAGCATGAAAACGATTATTATTTTATTACAAAAGAAGAGTTCCTACATAAAGTTGCCCGTCAGGAATTTGTTGAGTTTGAAGAAGTATATAATGGAACATTTTATGGCACACTTCGGTCGGAAATTGAGCGTATTTGGGAAGATGATAAACATGTAATTTTTGATATAGATGTTGAAGGGGGAATTCGTTTAAAACGTAAATATGAAGAAGATGCACTTGCAATTTTTGTTCAGCCACCATCTTTAGAAGTTCTAAAAGAACGTTTGAGTGGACGGGGAACTGATAGTTTGGAAAAATTGGAAGAACGATTTATTAAAGCAGAGAAAGAATTATTGTATGCTGATAAGTTTGATGTGATTCTAAAAAACTATGATTTGGCAATCGCCTGTGCAGAAGCAGAGAAGTTGGTGGGTGATTTTTTGAATAGTTAG
- a CDS encoding glycosyltransferase family 2 protein produces MKIIAVIVTYNRLDLLKKCINAVHAQSQLPDEIIVINNGSTDKTEEWLLSQPLILYSQKNIGGAGGFAYGINMAYKHGADWIWVMDDDTIPEKDALKELVYALNEVNPDREKVGFLSSRVLWKDGNEHEINKTYKLYDQKKLSKLTLKQSDKYPFIQFGTFVSMLLSAKAVAEVGLPIKDFFIWSDDVEFSKRIIHYGLAGLAVDKSVVVHETPINHISSVFKDTPAQLWKYNYGLRNELYTKRLHDGELQFWVTWVHRMFIMPFRIAINRKDNKWAFTKVVWKTSLNALGFRPVIERVEKI; encoded by the coding sequence ATGAAAATTATTGCTGTTATCGTTACTTATAATCGCCTGGATCTACTTAAAAAATGCATAAATGCCGTTCATGCACAAAGTCAATTGCCTGATGAAATTATTGTAATTAATAATGGCTCAACAGACAAAACAGAAGAGTGGCTTTTAAGTCAGCCACTTATTCTTTATTCTCAAAAAAACATTGGTGGTGCAGGAGGTTTCGCATATGGTATCAATATGGCATATAAGCACGGCGCCGATTGGATTTGGGTAATGGATGATGATACGATTCCTGAAAAAGATGCATTAAAGGAACTGGTTTATGCATTAAATGAAGTAAATCCTGATAGAGAAAAAGTTGGCTTTTTATCAAGCCGGGTATTGTGGAAAGATGGTAATGAACACGAGATAAACAAAACTTATAAACTTTACGATCAAAAAAAATTATCAAAATTAACATTAAAACAAAGTGATAAGTATCCATTTATTCAATTCGGAACATTCGTTTCTATGCTCCTTTCCGCAAAAGCAGTTGCAGAAGTAGGTTTACCTATAAAGGACTTTTTTATTTGGAGTGATGATGTTGAATTCTCGAAAAGAATAATCCACTACGGTTTAGCCGGATTAGCTGTAGATAAGAGTGTAGTGGTGCATGAAACACCTATAAACCACATAAGTAGTGTTTTTAAAGATACGCCAGCACAACTTTGGAAATATAATTACGGCTTAAGAAACGAGCTTTATACCAAAAGATTACATGATGGAGAATTACAGTTCTGGGTTACTTGGGTGCATAGGATGTTTATAATGCCATTTCGCATTGCCATTAATCGTAAGGATAATAAATGGGCTTTTACAAAAGTGGTATGGAAAACAAGCTTAAATGCCCTTGGTTTTAGACCGGTAATAGAAAGGGTAGAGAAAATTTAA
- the glf gene encoding UDP-galactopyranose mutase, producing the protein MDYNKQYDYLIVGSGLFGAVFAHEAHKLGKKCLVIDKRNHSGGNIYCENIEGINVHRYGAHIFHTNDKTIWDYVNSFVEFNRYINSPVAIYKDELFNLPFNMNTFYQLWKVKTPAEAKEKIQEEIGNLNLENPSNLEEQALSLVGKDIYEKLIKGYTEKQWGRSATELPSFIINRLPVRFTYDNNYFSDKYQGIPIGGYNKLTEGLLKDIEVRLEVNYFDNREEWDAMADQVIFTGKIDEYYNYEFGQLEYRSLKFEDEIKDTDNFQGNAVVNYTERDIPYTRIIEHKHFEFGTQPKTVITKEYPLEWTSEKEPYYPINDKKNTEVFKKYQALAQQETGVIFGGRLAEYRYYDMHQIIGSALKKASDHFSVIEKPVEQ; encoded by the coding sequence ATGGATTATAATAAACAATACGATTATTTAATTGTAGGAAGCGGTTTGTTCGGGGCAGTTTTTGCTCACGAAGCGCACAAGCTAGGAAAAAAATGCCTTGTTATAGACAAAAGAAATCATTCTGGCGGCAACATTTATTGTGAAAATATTGAAGGCATCAACGTACATCGATACGGAGCACATATTTTTCATACCAATGATAAAACCATTTGGGATTATGTAAACTCATTTGTTGAGTTTAACCGGTACATTAATAGTCCTGTTGCTATCTACAAAGACGAATTATTTAACCTTCCATTTAATATGAACACCTTTTATCAGCTTTGGAAAGTTAAAACTCCTGCTGAAGCAAAGGAAAAAATTCAAGAAGAAATTGGAAATTTAAATTTAGAAAACCCAAGCAACTTAGAAGAACAAGCACTTTCACTCGTAGGAAAAGATATTTACGAAAAATTAATTAAGGGCTATACTGAAAAACAATGGGGTAGATCGGCTACAGAATTACCCTCTTTTATTATTAACAGGCTGCCTGTTAGATTTACTTATGATAATAATTATTTCAGCGATAAGTATCAAGGAATTCCAATTGGAGGCTATAATAAGCTAACTGAAGGTTTATTGAAAGATATTGAAGTGCGATTGGAAGTTAATTATTTTGATAACCGGGAAGAATGGGATGCTATGGCAGATCAGGTAATTTTTACTGGTAAAATTGACGAATATTATAATTATGAATTCGGACAATTAGAATATAGAAGTTTAAAATTTGAGGACGAAATAAAAGACACTGATAATTTTCAAGGCAATGCCGTGGTAAATTATACGGAACGGGATATTCCTTATACCCGAATTATAGAACATAAACATTTTGAGTTTGGAACCCAGCCAAAAACGGTAATCACCAAAGAATATCCACTAGAATGGACCTCAGAAAAAGAGCCTTATTATCCTATCAACGATAAAAAAAACACGGAAGTTTTTAAAAAATATCAGGCATTAGCTCAGCAAGAAACGGGTGTAATTTTTGGCGGCAGGTTGGCAGAATATCGTTATTACGATATGCATCAAATTATTGGATCGGCACTAAAAAAAGCTTCAGATCATTTTAGCGTTATAGAAAAACCTGTAGAACAGTAA